The Vigna angularis cultivar LongXiaoDou No.4 chromosome 6, ASM1680809v1, whole genome shotgun sequence genome contains the following window.
cttcaacttttGTTCCTATAACTCCTACAATTATAACATCCAGTATCTCCTTCTCCTCAACCTCTATTCACTAGTACTGCACCCTTTCTCTCACTCTCCTTCATTTTCAACAACtcattctcttccttctcttcctttttctcttctccCATAATACTATTTACATATACCACTTCTCCAAAAACACATACTAACGTTCTCACTTTATCACCACCGTACTCCAATTCCTACATGTCTTCAAAATAAATCTTTCAATAACAAAAACCATGCATTTTAACTCTTACAGAAAGAAACCAGAATCAAGAGATTTGATATATGGAAATCAATTAGAATTAATGTCTTCTAATAtatggtaataataataataagatttgATGTAACTAGAGTTTTTCTTTCGTTCTTTTTAGCTAGAACAGTTATAAGAGTAATTATTTTCCTGATTTTTAGGTCATATATTAATGTACAAAATTATTCttctacttttatttatacCTTCTGATTATATCAGTTCTATTTCAGGGAagtatatttagttttaaaaaattcaaaaatatattcagtGGCAACAAAAACTGCTTACACTAACAAATTAGTAATAAAGTATCACGGAAGTATGACTCACAAGTTGGCGCCTATCTTTTTTGGACCTCCCATCAAATCGTAAATTTAATTCTAGGAGTCCCTTAGGTGGTGTAATATgcatttctcttcttttcataTCAACATCTGGAACAATGGCTTCAACAAAAGGTACCAAAACAAGTTGATCAGATACATCTGTTCATGCGACTTTGACTTGCCACTCTTATCAAGCATATCAAAAGATGAATCAAGTGCAACTTGTAGTAGGTCGTTGGCTCCACTATTGAAAACATTTACAACAGTTCCCACAAGTGTTCCATTTTCCTAATAGGAACAAGCATGGTCAACACCTTCAAAAATTGTATTCAGgattaaaaactcattataaggTGACAAAGATATCAGAGCAGAaaattcaaagctcatacataTCAGCATAACAATATCtataagttatttataatagtctttttcattatttttatcactATATTAGCACTTGGCATTTCATTTGCTGGATCTTTGGTACAACTGGGCACCTAACACTCAGATATGTATCTAGAAAAGAGCTCAGTAAAAAAGGAACAATCCTATTTTATGGAAGAGTATAAATTATATTGCAAACAGTTTGCATTTCTGTCATAAGAGCACACAACTGAGAGTCACAAAATTACAGAGAAACAATTGATCAATATGAGAGGGATAATGCACTTATATTGTCTCTTTCTTATTGTCGTTTTGGGTTCTCTCTCTCTAAATAAATCTCTTAGCCACCCTCTTCATTGTCTGCGCTCTACACTCCTCGTCCCACTCTTCCAATTCTCTTCTCAGTTCAACCTTTCCCTCACTCCATAACCCTCAACGCATCACCATCGAAGGAGTTGGCCGAATTCCTTGATAACTACCGAGAGACGGAGCTCGGAAGCTACGGCCTAATCTTGAACACTTCGCGGAGCTTGATGAAGAAGAATACATCCGCTACTACAAGAAAACGACGGGGCACAAAGCTTGGCATCTAGGGTCGGTCTCTCTCATACCCAGAACTCCTAAAGAGAAAGCAGAGAGAGGTGCAACGAGTCATTGTACACAAACTTCCCCACCGTTTCCAGCATATTAGGGTCATTCACAATTGTCGCCTTCTACGTCTCTGTCAAACACACCACCCTCCCGTCACCAAGCTTAACCAGGCCGGTGTTCGTGATATCCGTTAGCACTGGAGAACAGGCTCGCCAACTCCTTCACATACGACGGGAAATTTGCCACCTTTGGCACTTTCGAAAACTCCCGAAAACAATTCACCTCCTGTTCCGttgttttctccttcttcacaACCGGCTTGACTTCTTCTACCTCCTCCTCCTCGCGGCACTGCTTCTTTTCGCCTTCGGCGTCAGCGGCCTCCTCCACTGCGCTTGCTTCAAGCGGGAAGTTGAGGATAACCTTTGAGCCGCAAAGCCTAAAGGCAGCACGATCGTAGGCCTTGGCGATGTCGAAGGTTCCAAGCCACACTCTTGACCCGCGCTTGTTCGGGTCGCAAATCTCGACGGCAAACTTTCCCCAAGGTCATTGGCGGACTCCTCTGTAGTGCTTATTCTCTGGCTGGTTCTCCAACAATACCACAGGCGGGTTGGAATCCTGTTTCCCAAATTGGATCCACTCGGTCTTCTATGGAGAGAGATTTGCAGAGAAGGTTTCCAATTTAATTGAGGTTTCTTGTGAAGCGATGTGAGGGGTTTAGGGGTGTCGAGGTCGCTTATTTGGGGTTTGGAGTCGAATTCGAAAAGGGGTCATTGAATTTTAGGGTGGAGGAGCTCAGTGAGGTAGTGATCGAAGGAGAGGCAAGAGTCAGAGGAAGAAGATTGAGAATGTTTCATTTAGATTCATAAAAAAGTTTACGTGTCAAGTGTGTCAGAAAGGTCTGCTGTGTTGCAGTGAAACAGTtgagagagaataaaaagttaacgccgtatatgagtatttaacggaagagacttGATTGAGACAAATTTTACCAAGTAAAGAtgcaattgacacttttttaaaaggatGGATCTAATTGACACaactcaccaaaattggggacaaaataagctattaagccATGTTTCAACTATCATGTGTTCTCAAAGTACCTTTTCTcgataaaaacaataacaatatttttttcttctaatttataACCATAATTATGACCACAACATTGGTAATAAATCTTTCCTTATATTTTCTACCAATTTTATAATACTCATATCAATTATCTGAAAATACTTTTCTTCTTATAAGATTCTAAAGTATATCTCTCtaatttaaatgataatataaaacaattataataaaaatagtaaactacataaaatagaaaatttttcgtacaaaaaaaaaaataaactccaTGAAAGACTTCCAttacctttattttttatatttaaactaaCATGAACTTCCTTCTTAGTAATACTCCCTACACCTCACCTGTTTCTGGTGCACCTTTCATTTTATACATTTGTCCTTCATTTATTAAAGTCAAATGAAAATTAATGATGAGTTAATGATTTCGtaaccaccaccaccaacaatCCTAAATGGTATAAACCATAAATATCATTTGTTGCCCTACATGCACCCACTTCCCTCTGCTTATTTTTTGACTTTCATCCTTCACTTCTtcacttcttcatttcttcacttcttcatttcttcacttcttcatttctttaCTTCTTCACTTGTAATGTTATATTGTTTTCTAAGTTCAGAGTTGTAAAGTTATATAGTAGTGGTTGTGCTCGTGCTGGTGGTGCTATGGACAGTAGAGAAGGAAGAAGGTGGTGCTGGTGGTGCTGTAGACAGTGAAGGAGAAGAAGGCAGCGACAGCTCACGAGGTTAGTATATTATTTGAAGTAAACACGTTAACCGCCGTTGGAGATGCGTTTAACGATGGCACAGTCCGAAAGCCGATTACACCACGCCGAAATTCGAATTTCAACTTACCCCAACCGCACTTCGAACTTTAGTTTAGGGGTGCCGCACTTCCAAGTACGGTTTCACTATGCTGACTTTTTTTTACCGAGCCTACAATTTCATATGCTTACTTATGATCATTTGATGTTTATTAGCACATTGCATTCTTAATCATCtctcatttttgttgtttgtttagTGTGATATTATGGCTTATGCTTgcttatgatttttatttgcaCATTGCATTCTGAATCATGTCTCATTGTTCGTTTATTGTCATATTATGGCTTATAGTATGTTTGAGTATGTATGGGATCTAGTTTCATTTACATCATGTGAATGTTAGATTGACAATAAGTTTAGAGCAATAATGGATTTCATTTCATACAAGTAAACTTCCATTTCTATTATACCATTACCATTACCCATTATGATTCATTTACTAATATTAAGTTTTCAGGTTCAATTACAAGATGGTTGTCCATTACCCATGGTGGACATGATTTCCTCAAACCATTGTTACCCAGAGGCACGATCATGGTCCTCATTTTATACACATAGGATGGTATCATTTATGAAGTTAATGGGAGTTAGTAGAACTTATGTAGATATTGGAGAAGACTGAAATTAAGTTTGTTTTgtagtaatttattttttcaattgtaaATATGTTTTGTACTAGTtcattgttttgaattattgtCGTATTAATTGTCCTTTATTTGAATTATGTCTcgttatataatttgattgaacGAAGACGATTCATATTAACGtgttcaataaattataattagtcaTAGTATGAAAACCATACATAAATATGCATTATAAATACTCAAAGTATAATTAAGTGTTACGTAAATAagcattaaaaaaacatatataacaatGTCCTTTCAATAATATGATGCTCGTCAACGCACATGACGAGCACCTCTAGTAGTACTAGCCTCATACTCCTCAACGAATCTACGAGCAACCTGTAGTGTCTTAGTAGTACGCTGATAAGCTACAATGCCCTTTGTAACGTCTCGGTAGGTTAACATGCTCTGCAGCATCCTGATCACACGCCTCATACCACACtgaaatgaatataacaaaataaataaattaactatgtaaacaaaaattgatataataaaaaatcacactTAGTTTCATTACATACCAACAATCCATATTTAGGTGTCCGTCTACGACGAACTGGGGGCACCGGGATGTCATCTGGAAGGTGTCGCCTCATGCATGGTGCAAAACTAGGTCGGTCATCATCGTCAGCTAGAGTGATGTATGGGTGGGACACCCGTCTAAAACACACTAGGTATCCATCAACACACGTAGAGGGCTTATGAGCTTCAGCGACACTAGTAATGGCATGCTCTACATACCTCAACCAATTTAGATCAATTGTAGGAATGTCTGGCATAGGAAGGCTATTAGGCGAACGTGGTATCATATGCTGAAAACCAAACTGGCGCAACACGCGTTCAAGTAGATGTCGGTGAATCATGTCGCCTAGTCGGATCCATCTTGAAAACATACATATGGCCATGAATGGACAGGTACGTCTATGCGAAATGTATGGATGCCAGATGACCGCATCATAAGTGAGCCCATCCAAATATGTTCGTCCCTACGTTAGACTCCAACCCTGCCTTGGAGCTATATATCGTGAAGCCTGTGGATTGAGGTTTGTGTACCTATCCGACACTCGCCTCCTTCCCATGCTAGGAAGGTGCTCATATATCCAACTTTACAAAAAACATtacttaaatttgttttatacattcctaaaacatattaatttttttttgtaaaactaaAATGTACCTGTAGAAGAGTGGAATATCCAGTTTTTTGCTTGATAGCAGTGAAGCTAGCATCTCCTAGCTGCTCATAAGTATGTACCAGTGTAGATGCTCCCTATGAATATCTCGCACAAGCATTCAAGTCTCGCAACATAAGGAGGTACGAGACTGGAATCAATGTCCCACTCTTATTCGTAAACATTCGTAAAAATTGTGCATCCAAGCAGATGCAACAAGTAGGCCCGAGTAGTGCACTCCTAAAGCTCCTGCTCAATGCACTCTTGGTAGACCTCGCGGAGCCAGCTGAGCCTAATTTTTGGACCGCATGACTGTTTCATCTAGGCTGAAGCTTTGGCGCGGTCGACGCCAAGCAAGTCCATAAGATGAGATCCAGCCTCATCATACTCTAACTCCTCCACCTCACAAAATTGTCCCATGATAGGTAGGTGGAGGAGATTGTGAGCGTCATGTAGTGTGACACTCATCTCTCCTACCGAGAGGTGAAAAGTATTCGTCTCTAGGTGACCTCTCTGCAAGGGAAACGATCAATCCATGATTGACATACTCGTATGATAGGCAGACTAAGGAAGCTAACCCCGACATGGAGATATAAGGCTCAATAGCCTCATGGTACATttcaaaatgttttaattttttaccatGGGAAATCACTTTGATCTCTCCTCGATCCtacataaaaacacaaaattatataacaaaaataaataaacaatcaaTGAACAATTAACATTTAGGTTGACGACTAACTTGGCCTTGCCATATGACAAATGCAACATACTGGGTATAATGTGTAAGCAAGGAGGTGTCACATGGACCTCCTGGAAATCCACCatcttcaacttcatcttcagcttcatcttcatattcatcttcttcctcactatAGTCCTCATGCTGTTGAACATCCTCCTACTCAACATAGTCGTCCTCACCATATCCCTGTTATATAATTTAGTCCTTCTCCTCATACTCATCCTCATCAATAACATCCACACGATATTCTTCTATGCGTCTTCTACGAGCAAGTGTCGTACATCGTCTCCTTTCATCatgtgatgaagatgaaggCTCACCATGAGAAGATGAAGCCTCACCACAAGAAGATGATCCACCTCTAGTTCTAACCATTTCTATTaaccaattatattattaacgAATTATATCATCAAccaattatatacaaaaaaataaatacataataataaataatcataaaattaaagttaataataaaataatgaagaaaaaattaataacttaaagaattacttaataaataatacttaaataattacaaattataacaaaaacattaaaaataaaaaataaattaagaaacaaaataataagtcaaaaataaaaaatttaggcaaaataattattatttaatgaaataaataatttcataaaaattacatattaaaaacaaattcagaaacaaattaaataaaattaaacacaaaagtataaataataaataatatatacaaaatttaaaattataaaaaaacaacaaattttaaaaaaaattaacaaacaaaataaaaaaaagcaaaacatactacaaaaaaaaattaacaaaaaaaaatataatattaaaaaaattactttaatatattaacataaattttcataagaaaaccaaagaaagaaaacccaaaaaaaGGCTTCACTGTAGCTCCAACTTCGTCCAACAGCAACTACAACTCCAATTCGGCGAAGCACCAGTGCATCTTCAACTACGGCGCTCCTAAGCTGCACTTCACGAAATTTGGCCAACAGCACCTGCCACACCTCCAAGTGCGGCTCTGCGCGAACACTAAGCGCAACTCCAATTGCGGCAGGACTCTAAAACGCACTTTCATGTGTAGCGGTGCCTTAACCACAGTTACAAGTGTGGTTAAGGCATCCTCTCATATCATATTTCCCCAACCCAGATCGAACATCCTAACCTAGATCAAGCAACCCCAACACCAGATCTAGCATCCCAACCAGCAAGCGTAGCATAATAACAATAGATAACAGAACCAAACAATCATCATGCATTATATACGGGCAGCTTAAGGAAATCACACAACTAACTTGGACGCCAAAGCTAAGCTTGAAGAAAAACAATCATTGCTATGCTACACctcaccaccacaacaacaccACATAGCCACCAataacaacacaacacaaccaCCAAACCAGAAACCAGACAGGAGGGAGGACGAGATTCAAAATAAATGGTCAAAGTGAGAGAGAGGAGGGGAGGACTGCTAGAAGAGAGGAGAGAGGAGAAACAAAGGGGTATAGAGTGAGATATGAAATTCGGCACAGAAGAAGAAGGGAGGAAAAATGGGAGTAAGGTTTTCAAATGTGAAATGCAACATTGGAGTGGAGAAAATAGTGTAAGGTTtgcttctttttattatttaatggaAGAGTcaccttttttaaaaattaaaatattcctTGACAGGGTTGGAATTggaaatatcaaaataatggCTGGTGCAGAGTGAAGTCagtgaggtgcagggagaagCCTTCCTTactcttttctctatttttcgCAGACAGGATGACAACAGACGAGACATGAACAATTTCACTGTCTCATACTCGTCTctagaaaaataattcattcaCATCCTCATATCAAGGCCTAACATCAGTTTTTTTTCGTCCACATCCCCACCAGGTAACCAtacatattttcttattatttaaacatcaattaattaatttttataaaatgataaaaaattatggtaaaaaaaatataatattatcaaaatattcaatattaaatgatgatatttttgtttcatcaatatcaaatatttaaaaataaattataattatatacatttcaAGTCAGGataccaaataaaattttatgaaaccaaaatatttattaaatttgtgaaTGTTAATAAAACTtagttgataaaattaaaaaatataaaagggaaaaactattcaaacaaattaataagaatttaataaatgtctgtttagttcaattttttaaattataatgaaatctATTTTCTTATACactaacaaaaatttataatgcTTTTGAACTTTAACATATGTTAGATGATGATAGAAATGAGTGATGCTCTTTACACTTCACTTTTTCACCCTACACCTTCCAATTGACCGTTATGTtctttattcaataaaatttgaaaaagtgtaatgatgtttaataatttttaaccaCCAACAACCCTTAATCCTGTACTATTgtactataataaaaatttaaaaaatgttaacaaatcaataaaaaaagttaaacaaaaccacaaaaacaccacaaattaaatttaaattaataaacgaatcaacaataaaaaaatatacgacaaataattaaataataattcatattgagaaataaaatatcaataaataactATAGAttcaaaaaattaacaaacaaatttaaatttcgaaattaagaaaaattaattacattaaagataaaatttaaataaatatcaaatataaaaataaaatacaaattacaaaatattaaccacaaaatatttaatatttaaataaactaataaaaaaatataaaaaacaattaaataaaataaagcaaatcaaaagaaggaaaATCAATGCACTTGACCGTAGTTCAAGTTGCGGCAACAGTAAAATCACACTTCCAAGTGCGACAGCTGTATTTTCAACTGGAACGCGGTATGTACTGCATTGCCAACTACGGTTAGAATGCATTTCAACTTGCGACGAGCTCTCAACCACACTTCCAAGTACGGAAAGCTCTACAACCCCTCTTCCAACGCTGACATGCTCTCAACCAGTGCGATTAAGGCATCGACCTTTATCTCATCCAGTCCAGAAATGCATCCCAACACATACAAACAACACATACAAATACTATATACAAACAATCCATAAAAACAACACATACAAACGAATATCATCACATACAATCTTTCTAACATACAAAGCTTAAGGAAAAAATAACTAACCTGGATGCCCAGGCTAAGAAGAACCACCACTGCAAGCGCTCACCACGATACCACCACGACGACCACCGAGGAGAGGCTTGTGCACGACAACAAGTAAAGTGAGGGAGGAGGGGAGGATGAGAGGAACACTATGCgcgagaaaagagaagaaaggggTGTAGGATTTCAGAACATGAAAGGCGGCGGAGAAGTAAGGGGTGGGTACTTGCTTTTAAGTGTTAAATGGGTAAAAGCAGTCAAAAGATTCTGTGGTTCTAACAGGGGCACAGTtggaataatagaaaaaataggAAGGTGTAGGATGAAGCTGGTGAGATGCAGGAAGAAGCACTCTAAAACAATTCTTGacaattatattaaactattatattatagtaaataaaatttatttacacaaTTATAGTGATAATTATAGGTATGACAATgagtaagaaaataaaaataattatatagaaatatcataacaatataaaaataaacaacaaataaaaatattaaaaaataattatcaaatgtGTCTTAGAAATAATTTGATAAACCGTTAATTGAAATCtcataaagaaaaacaaatgtataattaaaagtatgGTAATATGAAAAGTACGTTAgagatataataaatttttttgttcaaatatCAACTTAGTCAAACGGTTGAAAGATAACGAAAATTGTTTTAGTGAAACAagaattattcaaataaaaaaaaatttaataataagagaataaagaagataatttttatattacctaaagaaatatttttattattgaacaCTTAAATTTAGAGTGTTAATCATTCTcaagtgaaaagaaaatatacaataaataaaaatattaaaaaagagtagaaaaattcaaatgttggagataaaaaatatttaattgacaTACATCATTTGAACGTTAATATACAAAGGTtgtgataagagaaaaaatatcatGGAGATGAGAATGAATTTCATGAGAAGCCaaacaattagaaaaaaaagtatgtatatatatatatatatatatatatatatatatatatatatatatatatatatatatatatatatatatatataagcttAATTAGTAGACTATAGGTGTTTCGATTGAATTAGTTCGAGGGCCGGTCGTCCTTCCTTActctgctctcttttgatcGTCCAATCCTTTTTGAGAATGCAATCCACTCTGATGGGTTTCATAATtggacgctcaagtcagatatgtttcataaagaggtctcTCTTTTATTAGAATAGATTTAGGTCATTTTACTTGCACATCAATCGTATATTTATAGGGCTTGTGGAAGCCAAAcacattgattaaccattaacgcaatatatttttaggcaatcaaagccaataatcaattattactaCAAGATATTTGTAAGGCGTAAGGCAACC
Protein-coding sequences here:
- the LOC128197322 gene encoding uncharacterized protein LOC128197322 codes for the protein MAICMFSRWIRLGDMIHRHLLERVLRQFGFQHMIPRSPNSLPMPDIPTIDLNWLRYVEHAITSVAEAHKPSTCVDGYLVCFRRVSHPYITLADDDDRPSFAPCMRRHLPDDIPVPPVRRRRTPKYGLLCGMRRVIRMLQSMLTYRDVTKGIVAYQRTTKTLQVARRFVEEYEASTTRGARHVR